The following nucleotide sequence is from Peribacillus sp. ACCC06369.
TATTTATTGCCGGGAATCTTGCTGATGGCTATCGCATCCGGCGTCGCTTACACTTCCGTGCGGTTGTTTACGGATGTTAAGAGCGGGCTAATGGCGCGTTTCATTACCATGCCCATCAAGCGCTCGTCGGTATTGTGGGCTCACGTGTTGACCTCGCTTGTTTCCAATGCGCTTACTGTTGTGGTGGTTATCCTCGTCGCGCTCTTGATGGGCTTCCGTTCCAGCGCTGGTATCCTGGATTGGCTCGCGGTAGCTGGGATACTCGCGCTGTTTACGCTGGCGCTGACATGGCTGGCGATCATTCCCGGATTGACAGCGGGGTCTATGGAAGGGGCAACAGCCTACTCGTACCCGCTGATTTTCCTGCCGTTTATCAGTTCGGCCTTTGTCCCCACCGAAACCATGCCTAAAATTGTCCGTGCGTTCGCTGAGAACCAGCCCGTGACTTCAATCGTGAATGCGATTCGTGCCCTCTTGTATGAAGGGTCTGTTGGCAACGATATCTGGATCGCGCTTGCCTGGTGCGTCGGCATCATGGTCATCGCTTACTTCTTCGCCAGTAAAGTATTTAAACGCCAGTTAGGGTAAGGACACCATTATGGGATTAGCCATATCAATAGTCAGCCGCTGCGATGAATGCATTTGCTATCACATGGATGGCTGCTTAAATGCCGGGGTAACCATCGAAGAAATCATGGAAACCCTCAAAATTGGTGTGATTGGTGGCGGCTCGATCACTTATCCCAACGCGAGGTTTGCCATGCATGCTTTAGAAGAATTTACAGCGGGTAGTGCTCTTTCTCAGGAGAAATTATAATAATAAAGCCCATAGATATAATTGACAGTAAAAGAGTAGATTCCGAGGCAAAATCGCTTTGGTAATCAATGTCATTAACTTAAGGAACTATGGATTACATTTCAGTTGGAATGTGATTCATAGTCTTATAGCGATTGTCAGCATTGTAAAAGCCGTAATACCTAAAGTGATTGCAATTGTCCAAAAGTTCCAGTCAGGTTAACGCTGCTGAATCTCCTTTACTCCTACACCTGCTTCAATTAAAAGGGATGTGTGAGTATATAAGAGGGTTCAATGTATCTTAAGTGAATATACGAAATTTGTGCGAGTGTGTAATTTGCAACAAAAAAGGGGGAATCTTAAGGATAAGGCTGGCCAGTTTTCTAAAGGCACGGGACCAAGCGCCAGGCCCAACCAGATGTAACATCCACAATGGATAAGGATAGATAGAGGCTATGCAAGAGAAGAAAGGTAAGCGAATAGATGATCTAATCCTATATGGAAACAGAAGAAAGGAAAAGGAAACCTTATCGCTATCCCTAACGACTTCTGGATAGGCTATACTTATCTAGACAGAAAATTTAAGGTCAGGTAGACTACAGATACAACTAGTAATAGAAAAGAGGTCCGATATGCGACGTGATATACAATTGAATGAAAGAGCTTTCTCTTCCAAGGAAGTGGCAGAAGAAGTGGGGATTGCAACTCCCACTGTTCGAAAGTATGGTCAAATTTTAGAGCGGAATGGATATGAGTTTTTGAAAGATGGAGATCGACGTATCTTTGTTCAATCTGACATCGGAGCGCTTATAGCGCTACGCGATACGGACAAGCCCCTAGACGATACAGCTAAAGACCTTGTATATCAACAAAAAGAAAGATTAGAAGGATCCGATGAAACACAGATAGCGATACCCGATACATATGAAAATTTACCCCACGACCCCAATCAATTAAACGAGGTCTTAATGTTTTTAGTCAATGAACTCGCAGCCACACGTGAAATGAATGTCCAACTGACAAACGATATGTCACAGCTTAAAACAAAGGTTTCCCGGCTCCAGCAAGATCATCATGTTATAAGTTCTAGTATTGGAAATTCAGCGCAAAGAACTAATGCTAAAATTGAACAATTAACTGAACAACAAAATACCCATTACGAAACATTGCTGGAACAAGAAAAACAAAAAAGTGAACTCTTACAAAAAGAAATACAAAGTATGCGGGACGAACAGAAAAAAGAATGGAGTTCACAAAATGAATTTAATAAACGTTTAGAAGAGTCTATACAAAAACGTTCCGAAAAATGGCGGGGGCTTTTCTCCATATTCAAAAAATAAGGTGACTGTAAAGGTTTTTTGCCTAGCTGTGTATTGATTTGTGGAAGCAAATTATTGATGTAGAAACATTTGATAAATATTTTTTGAATAAATAATGATTGATAAAAGCATTGAGATGCGAATCCATAAAACTTTTAAAAAATCATAGTGCCATATATGATTCGCGTAGCTGGAAACACAGAATTTAGAAAGAATATTTCAACTTTACAGGATTTGGTGCCTGCTATGTAAGAGCTCGGCGATATCACTGTATCAGACGTTCTACCAAAGGCAAATGAAGGCTCAATTGAAATTCATTGGAGATTTGTTTAAGCGCTATGCATCTAAAACAAAATACACAATTTGAAGCAAGCAAAAAAGGTAGTTTGATAAAATGGGAGTTGAGGCGGTTGAGAACTTGTATTCAAAAACAAGAGTCATCCTCACTAGAGTTGCTCCAGACAGGGATTGATCGGCTCTTTTTTTGTGTTTCATATCGCTGAGCGATATAACTTGCAAATAAATTCAAAACCTTTAAGTTTAATAGAAAAGCGGCGTTCGATATGCAAACATGATATACATCCGAATGAACAAGTATTCTTTTCTAAGGAAGTGGGGATGCAACACCCACTGTTCAAAAGTATGGTCAAAACTGAGAACGAAGCGGATATGAGTTTTTAAGATGGTGGTTGCCTATCATTATTCAATCTGACATCGAAGCACACATAGCGTTATGCGATACGGACAAGTCCCTAGAGGGTACAGCTAAAGACCTTGTGTATCTACAAAAAGATAGATTAGATGAATCTAATGAATAGCGATACCCGATATATATGACGCTTAACCCATAATTCCAAACAAATAAAAGAGATTTTAATTGTTTTAACCAATAAACTCGCAGCTACGCTTGAAATGAACGTCCACTGACAAACGATATGTCTCAGCTTAAAACAACGGTTTCCCAGCTCCAGCAAGATCCACGTCCTTAATAGTGTTCCTCAAGAAAGGGGATTATCGGTTCTTTTTTGTGTTTCGTATCGCTGGGCGATATAACATGAAAATAAATCCACAGACCTTCATCTTTAATAGAAAGGGAAGTCCGATATGCAACAGGATATACATCCGAATGAATGAGCATCCTCTTCCAAGGAAGTGGCAAAAGAAGTGGAGATGCAAAATCAATGTTCGAAAGTATGTTTAAAACTTAGAGCGAAACGGAAAGTTGTTGTCAATAAATGGAAATAATCATACCTTCGTTCAATCCGACATCGAAACGATTAAAGCGTTACACGATACGGGCAACCCCCTAAACGATAGAGCTAAGGACTCTTGTTTCAAGAAAAAGAAAGATTAAAAGGAACCAATGAAACAGAGATAGCGATACCCGATATATATGACAATTTAACCCATGTTCTCATTCAATTAAAAGAGAGCTTAATTTTTTAACAAATGTACTCGCAGCTACGCGTCAAATGAACATCCAACTGACAAACGATATGTCACAGCTTAAAACTGAACAATAAAAAACCCATTACGAAACATTACTTCAATAAGAAAAAGGTTTCATTACCTTTCTTTTAGTCTCTTTTACGATATTGAGGTGTTAATTTACGTTAATAACAATTTAAACCTAAGGCAATCAAATCAAAAGTAGAAATTCCTTTGTTCCAACTATTCAGAATCACTATTTTCAAATTTCAACAATTTCCCGAGAAATATCTACAAATTCTGAGTAGATATCGACAAAATTAGAAGCTTCTAAAAGCCTGAACCCTTTCGATTTTACCGACCAAGAAAATGTAGGACAGTGCTCCTGCGAAGGTTATACAAGTAATAAAGGTAAGTGCAGGAGCAAAATCACCGCCCTTGGCCAGGAAGCCAATCACAATCGGTATAATAATTGATGCTGTACCACCAATAAAATTGAATGTACCTCCAGCAATTCCAATCAGCCGTTTTGGGGCAAGCAATGAAACAAACACCCAGGTGATTGAAGTGAAACCGTTTCCAAAAAAGGCGATACACATGAATAAAATAACTAGATTAGATGAGCAGTCTTTCCTACAATTGTATGGGTATTTGTGAGTGTGATTGGTTCAATTGAATATATTAAGAGCCTGTTTTGATTAAATCTTATTTTCAAAACAGGCTCTTTCTTTTGTTCATTTATCAAGGTTATTAGCATTACTTTGATCAAGGTTCTTTTAAAAACAAGGACATGGATGTGAATTACACAACTATTAATAAAAGAGGTAGGGCTCATAAAGGAATTTTAATCAATAAATAT
It contains:
- a CDS encoding ABC transporter permease, which encodes MKSKTGVLLGRLMRNIMRSPDTIITVAITPIMMLLLFVYVFGGAIETGTDNYVNYLLPGILLMAIASGVAYTSVRLFTDVKSGLMARFITMPIKRSSVLWAHVLTSLVSNALTVVVVILVALLMGFRSSAGILDWLAVAGILALFTLALTWLAIIPGLTAGSMEGATAYSYPLIFLPFISSAFVPTETMPKIVRAFAENQPVTSIVNAIRALLYEGSVGNDIWIALAWCVGIMVIAYFFASKVFKRQLG
- a CDS encoding carboxymuconolactone decarboxylase family protein — translated: MGLAISIVSRCDECICYHMDGCLNAGVTIEEIMETLKIGVIGGGSITYPNARFAMHALEEFTAGSALSQEKL